In the Acetobacterium sp. KB-1 genome, TGTATAGCTGTAAAACCCAAACAGTACACTTAAGATTCCCATTGCCAGGAGTTTTCCAAATAGTAACCGCTGAAAGCTTACTGGAACCGTCAAGATATTTTTTAAAGTATTATCTGTATATTCGCGGCTGATTAGATAGCCTCCAATTAAAGTGAAAATGACAGGCATAAAAATGGTTGCACTATTCCATATGGTACTGTTAAAGAGCGCTAAAAAGTCAAAATTCTGTGTCGTCACCTCTGGGGTGGCAACTGCTTGTGTGAATACCGACAAAATTGCCGGAAGTGTCATGCCAATGAGACCAATGAGCAAAACGTGAAATCTCTTTAATTTAAAAAATTCGGTTTTTATAATGCCAAGCACAAAAGATACCCCCTTTCTCTAAATTTCTCGGCGCCGATAAATCCAGATCATCAGCCAAACGCAAACTGCTGCTTCCAACAAAAGCACACCAAAACATACCGGTGTCGCTATAAAATATTGGCTGAAACGATTGTAAAATTCTGTCTGAATTTCACCGATCGGCTCATAAAATTGGTAGAACCACCGAAAAATAATAGGAACAGGCATCAGTGTTCCGATATTTAGCCCTAAAGGCTGCATCAGAACCACTTCGCTAAGACGCATCGCATAATTTAGCAACGAGTAAAAGAAGACGATAATTACTGATAGAATGTAACTTTTATTAAACCACACAACCAACACAATACAGGGAAGCGCAGCCGCCCACATGAGTATCCCCATCGCTGTTGTAAGCGATAATTGAAATATAAAACCATTCAACGGAATGTCTTGAAAAATAGCTATCACCGTGCTGACTGTAAACCCCATTAGTTGAAAAGCAAACGAAAAAAGTAGCAAAACTAATAACTTCACAATAACCAATTGATCTTTTGATACCGGTATGCTAAGCAGATTTTTTAGCGTATCATGATCCTGCTCGACAAAAAACAGATTAGCTGCCAGAATAATCAGCAGGGGCATTAAAAGCAAGAAGGCGTTGTCCTCTCTTACTCCTGACTGAAAACTTGCAAAATCCGAACCTGATAGTAATACAGCATTAAAAAGAGGAAAAACGAAAGCCGCCAAAATTCCTAAAAAAAATATCTTCTTTCTTTTGAATTTTTTAAATTCACTAAGAAGCAGGTTATGCAATGCCCTCACCTCCGGTTATACGTTTGAAGTAATCCTCTAAAGTATCTTCACACGTGTGGGCTTCCGATACCTCCAATCCACTTTCAATAAAAGTACGGTTTAATTTCGCCACAGACAAATTATTATCATAAAGACGTAAGCTGTGATCATTTTCCACTGTAAAGTTATTTACCCTAAAATTTCTCTCCATGATTCTGGCTGCCTGCGCTGAATCAGAAACAATAAAGTGAATGTATTTGCCGTTTTTTTCTTCCAGTTCAGCAAGACTCTCCTCCTCCAGTAATACACCCTGATCAATGATTCCAATGTCATCGACCAACAGGGCGATTTCTGAAAGAATATGGCTGGAAATTAAAATGGTTTTCCCTTTCGCATCACACAGCTCCCGAATAAACGAACGTACCTCGGCAATCCCAATTGGATCAAGCCCATTGATCGGCTCATCCAAAATCAGTAGTTCCGGGTCATGCATGATGGCAAGTGCGATTGCCAAGCGCTGCTTCATACCGAGGGAGTACTGAGAAAACAGCTTTTTATCTCTGTACGGCAACCCGACAACCTCTAATGCACTTGAAACAGCATCACGCTTAGAAACACCTCTAAGCTGAGCGAATATTTTTAAATTTTCCGTTCCTGTCAAATTTGGATAAAATCCCGGTGATTCAATTAAACTACCAATACGGGGTAGAATTTTTTTTTTCATTTCCCTGAATACTTTTTCCAAAAATCTTAACTTCTCCGGAAGTAGGTCGCGTTAGATTCAGCAGCATTTTCATGGTCGTGGTTTTTCCGGCGCCATTTCGACCAAGTAGTCCATAGATGCGGCCTTTTTTAATATGGATATTCAAGTTAGCAACACTTTTTTGCTCACCATATTGTTTTGTAATATTTTTTGTTTCGATTATAAAATCACTCAAACTAAGAACCTCCTTTTCTTGTTGAAATAAGTTTACCATGCCAACGTT is a window encoding:
- a CDS encoding ABC transporter permease, producing the protein MRALHNLLLSEFKKFKRKKIFFLGILAAFVFPLFNAVLLSGSDFASFQSGVREDNAFLLLMPLLIILAANLFFVEQDHDTLKNLLSIPVSKDQLVIVKLLVLLLFSFAFQLMGFTVSTVIAIFQDIPLNGFIFQLSLTTAMGILMWAAALPCIVLVVWFNKSYILSVIIVFFYSLLNYAMRLSEVVLMQPLGLNIGTLMPVPIIFRWFYQFYEPIGEIQTEFYNRFSQYFIATPVCFGVLLLEAAVCVWLMIWIYRRREI